The Acidicapsa acidisoli genome contains a region encoding:
- the xrtE gene encoding exosortase E/protease, VPEID-CTERM system, with product MAGILTLDVVLVASIFHTAALLGPFAPLGIVSYAVFLGLGHSYFKKHKEDLPFGARFFVAHIACIAIIWSINFAALHGFSFLLNSEGAHIVSRVLLLAAISLTALACIPAQVWVRTIRETKWLWLYSILTGTLAWCLRFPFQSFWDSSSTAPGRFLQRMTFHSVKVLLRVFLPDIYVDSETFIIGTPRFSIFVAEACSGLEGIGLVLAFTVIWLWYFRRESRFPQALLLVPCALLSVWMLNVLRISALVLIGNAGYGEVAMVGFHSQAGWIAFTVVAFAFSMATRKLPWVRRRYYFLPSTADHAHTTPIFLDDEDTQVGESPLTGAYLVPFLAILAASFVSKAASGYFEWLYPLRFLAASIAIWYYWPELKQINWRFSWWAPITGTAVFALWLVPSFLTHSNERSQLGAALAALSPVARLSWIAFRVAAAVITVPIAEELAFRGYLARRLVNREFDIVPFSAVTILSIGLSSVLFGLMHGHQWIVGILAGLVYAGLMKWKGRLGDAVIAHATSNLLLAIWVLSRGDWSQW from the coding sequence TTGGCCGGTATCCTGACCCTCGACGTCGTTCTGGTAGCCAGCATCTTTCACACTGCGGCTCTTCTTGGTCCGTTCGCTCCACTCGGGATTGTCTCGTACGCAGTCTTCCTGGGTCTCGGCCACTCCTATTTCAAGAAGCACAAGGAAGACCTGCCGTTCGGCGCGCGGTTCTTTGTGGCCCACATCGCTTGCATTGCAATCATTTGGTCCATCAATTTTGCCGCCCTGCACGGATTCAGTTTTCTGCTGAACTCCGAGGGTGCGCACATCGTTTCCCGCGTTCTATTACTCGCCGCAATCTCTCTGACAGCCTTGGCATGTATTCCAGCTCAAGTGTGGGTCCGCACCATCCGGGAAACGAAATGGTTGTGGCTCTATTCCATCCTCACCGGTACACTCGCCTGGTGTCTGCGCTTTCCCTTTCAGTCCTTTTGGGATTCCTCCAGTACCGCACCGGGGCGCTTCCTGCAGAGAATGACCTTTCATTCCGTCAAAGTTTTACTTCGAGTATTCCTTCCCGATATTTATGTGGACTCCGAAACTTTCATCATAGGGACGCCGCGTTTCTCAATCTTCGTGGCTGAAGCTTGCTCCGGATTGGAAGGGATCGGACTCGTTCTGGCTTTCACTGTGATCTGGCTATGGTATTTTCGCCGGGAGAGCCGCTTTCCCCAGGCATTACTGCTTGTTCCCTGTGCGCTTCTTAGCGTATGGATGCTGAACGTCCTCCGCATCTCCGCTCTTGTTCTCATCGGTAACGCGGGCTACGGCGAGGTTGCCATGGTAGGTTTCCACTCCCAGGCCGGATGGATCGCATTTACCGTCGTCGCTTTCGCCTTTTCCATGGCAACGCGCAAACTCCCGTGGGTACGGCGTCGCTATTACTTTCTTCCGTCCACAGCAGATCACGCCCACACAACCCCTATCTTTCTTGATGATGAAGACACTCAAGTCGGAGAATCACCCTTAACCGGAGCCTACCTCGTTCCGTTCCTCGCGATCCTCGCCGCATCCTTTGTTTCCAAAGCCGCTTCCGGATACTTCGAGTGGCTCTACCCTTTGCGCTTTCTGGCCGCGTCCATTGCCATCTGGTATTACTGGCCCGAGTTGAAACAAATCAACTGGCGCTTCAGTTGGTGGGCGCCAATAACCGGAACAGCCGTCTTCGCGCTTTGGCTCGTTCCATCCTTTCTCACGCATAGCAACGAAAGGAGCCAGCTTGGCGCAGCCCTCGCGGCTCTATCCCCGGTCGCCCGCTTGTCCTGGATAGCCTTCCGCGTAGCTGCCGCAGTCATCACCGTACCCATCGCCGAAGAACTCGCCTTCCGCGGCTACCTCGCCCGTCGACTCGTCAACCGGGAGTTCGACATAGTTCCCTTCTCCGCTGTCACCATCCTCTCCATCGGCCTCTCCTCGGTGCTCTTCGGACTGATGCATGGCCACCAATGGATTGTCGGCATTCTCGCCGGGCTGGTCTACGCAGGTCTAATGAAATGGAAAGGCAGGCTCGGCGACGCAGTCATAGCCCACGCCACCAGCAACCTCCTTCTGGCAATCTGGGTTCTCTCGCGTGGCGACTGGTCTCAGTGGTAA